The genomic stretch CCTTCTACCGGATGATCACCAGGACGTTACCGAAGAGAGACTGATGTCCGCAGTTCAGGGCCCCATGTTCACGCAGCGTTCGCGCTGGGCAGCGCCTTCGCGCCGGCCTCGGTGACCCGGGTCGCCCCGATGTAGTCCGGCTTGTCGATCTTGTCGAACCGGATCACCGCGCCGGTGTACGGCGCGTTGATCATGTACCCGCCGCCCACGTAGATCCCCACGTGGTGGATGGACCGCGGATCGTTCAGATCGTGCGCGAAGAACACCAGGTCCCCCGGCAGCAGCTCGTCCCGCTTCGGATGGGGTCCGGCGTTCCACTGGTCGTTGGCGACGCGCGGCAGCTCGATCCCCACCGAGTGGTACGCCGCCTTCGTCAGCCCCGAACAGTCGAAACGCCCGTTCTGCTCCGGTGTGCCGTTGCCGCCCCACAGGTACGGCTTGCCCAGCTGCTCCTGGGCGAAGTAGATCGCGGAGGCGGCCTGCCGGGACGGTGCCACCCGCCCCACCGGCGCCTCGAAGCTCTTCGCGAGGGTCGTGATGATCCGTACGTAGTTCTGCGTCTCGCTGATCGCCGGCACCCCGCCCGCCTTGATGACGCGGTAGGCGCCCGCGTTGTAGGCCGCGAGCATGTTGTGC from Streptomyces albofaciens JCM 4342 encodes the following:
- a CDS encoding NlpC/P60 family protein, whose protein sequence is MRKFWVTGGLGVGLVLCFLALLVVGVYAAAAGLAGGAGRAVGLAKGAVPAAYQPLVQKWGNLCPAINPALLAAQLYQESGWNPRAQSPAAAQGIAQFIPGTWQTHGIDGNGDGRRDVWDPADAIPSAASYDCELAKYVKDVPGNPAHNMLAAYNAGAYRVIKAGGVPAISETQNYVRIITTLAKSFEAPVGRVAPSRQAASAIYFAQEQLGKPYLWGGNGTPEQNGRFDCSGLTKAAYHSVGIELPRVANDQWNAGPHPKRDELLPGDLVFFAHDLNDPRSIHHVGIYVGGGYMINAPYTGAVIRFDKIDKPDYIGATRVTEAGAKALPSANAA